In the Thermomicrobiales bacterium genome, TCTCGATGACATCGAGTTCGCCTCGACGATGGATATCGAAGGCTTTCAGGGCCGATTGATCTACTGCAACTCGTTCTCCAAGACGTTCGCGATGACCGGCTGGCGGCTCGGCTGGGTTGCCGCCAGCCCGGGCCTGACTCCGCCGATCGCTCGGGTCTCCCGCACGTCTGGCGGCTGGGTCAACTGGGCGCTCCAGCGCGCGGGCATCGCCGCAATGAACGGGCCGATGGAAGAGACCGAGGCGATGCGCGTCGAATACGCCGCCCGCCGCGACCTGATCGAGGAGTTGCTGGACGGCGCGGAAGGAGTCAGCTGGACTCGCCCACAAGGCGCGTTCTACGCCTTCTTCAAGTACGACGCGCCGGTGACGTCTCGCAGGATGTCGGCATTGCTCCGCGAAC is a window encoding:
- a CDS encoding aminotransferase class I/II-fold pyridoxal phosphate-dependent enzyme, with the protein product MANPRAKILVINNPNNPTGVVYGRAELEATAAVAEECNLLVLADEVYDHLILDDIEFASTMDIEGFQGRLIYCNSFSKTFAMTGWRLGWVAASPGLTPPIARVSRTSGGWVNWALQRAGIAAMNGPMEETEAMRVEYAARRDLIEELLDGAEGVSWTRPQGAFYAFFKYDAPVTSRRMSALLRERGVALRSGSEYGPSGEGYIRLAFAADRAAITEGMLRMRSTMAEAREGKIS